The following proteins are co-located in the Candidatus Woesearchaeota archaeon genome:
- a CDS encoding TPM domain-containing protein, with the protein MKKKHLPTILFLILLIPFISALDFSKPIGYVNDFANIIDDAHKIKINDLLAELEKNTTAEIAVVTMNSLNGTSIEEYSVRLFEEWGIGKKENDNGLLLLIAINDKTYRFEVGYGLEGTLNAAMLGRIGRDILVPYFARQEYGEGIYSVLAEISGIIKKDPDAAAKYQGQKINFNSGSFSSPLIMLYLTFLVIWLFISQSPKKTSKKIGLFGAGEIAAIISAFFLGLIVFIAVIFFSIIFFILFVALIAGASSQGHNKPPIYFGGFGRGGFGGGMGGGGFGGFGGGHSGGGGFSGRW; encoded by the coding sequence ATGAAAAAAAAGCATTTGCCAACCATTTTATTTTTAATCCTGTTGATTCCCTTTATTTCTGCGCTTGATTTTTCAAAGCCAATCGGCTATGTCAATGACTTTGCAAATATCATTGATGATGCGCATAAGATAAAAATAAATGATCTTCTTGCTGAGCTTGAAAAAAACACAACTGCCGAGATCGCTGTTGTTACAATGAACTCCCTGAACGGAACAAGCATTGAAGAGTATTCTGTCAGGCTGTTCGAGGAGTGGGGGATTGGAAAAAAGGAGAATGACAACGGGCTGCTGCTCCTGATTGCGATCAATGACAAAACATACCGCTTTGAAGTGGGCTATGGGCTGGAGGGAACTTTAAATGCAGCAATGCTCGGAAGAATCGGCAGGGATATTTTAGTTCCGTATTTTGCAAGGCAGGAATATGGGGAGGGAATTTACAGTGTTCTTGCTGAGATTTCAGGAATAATCAAAAAAGACCCGGATGCTGCTGCAAAATACCAAGGCCAGAAAATCAACTTTAATTCAGGCAGCTTTAGCAGCCCGCTGATAATGCTCTACCTTACTTTTCTCGTCATATGGCTGTTTATATCGCAAAGCCCGAAGAAAACAAGTAAAAAGATAGGCCTATTTGGGGCAGGCGAGATTGCTGCAATAATAAGCGCATTCTTCCTCGGATTAATTGTTTTTATCGCAGTCATATTCTTCTCAATAATCTTTTTTATACTTTTTGTTGCATTGATCGCAGGCGCCTCTTCTCAGGGGCATAATAAGCCGCCAATATATTTTGGAGGATTTGGAAGAGGAGGCTTCGGAGGCGGAATGGGTGGCGGAGGATTTGGCGGATTCGGAGGAGGGCATAGCGGAGGAGGAGGGTTTTCAGGAAGGTGGTAA